The following nucleotide sequence is from uncultured Draconibacterium sp..
ATGCCCGATCAATGGTATTGGGTGATAAAGGAACACTGTTTGTCGGGTCAAGAACTGCAGGAAAAGTTTATGCGGTTATCGACGAAGATCAGGATTACCAGGCTGACCAGGTGATTGTAATTGCCGATAATATGAATCAACCCAACGGAGTGGCTTTTTTGAATGGCGATCTTTATGTGGCTGAAATAAGCAAAATATGGAAATTTGAAAACATTGAAGATCATCTTGAATCACCACCAGCGCCCGTTCTGATAAGTGACGACTTCCCCACTGACGGGCATCACGGGTGGAAATACATTGCTTTTGGCCCCGATGGGAAGCTATATGTTCCGGTTGGTGCACCTTGTAATATTTGTTTGTCCGACGATGAAATTTATGCCACCATTTCGCGTATGGATCCCGATGGCAGCAATCATGAGATTTTTGCGCATGGTATTCGAAACACTGTTGGCTTCGGCTGGCACCCGGAGGACGGAACGCTTTGGTTTACCGATAACGGACGCGACTGGATGGGCGATGATCTGCCACCCGACGAGCTAAACCGGGCTCCTGAGGCTGGTATGCATTTTGGCTATCCATTCTGTCATGGTTCCGGAATTGCCGATCCTGAGTTTGGCGATCAGCAAAGTTGCGACGAGTTTAACTCTCCGGTTCAGGATCTTGGTCCGCATGTGGCAGCATTAGGCATGCTTTTTTACAACGGCAATATGTTCCCCGAAGCTTACAGAAACAGTATTATCATTGCCGAGCATGGCTCTTGGAACAGATCAACTCCCATTGGGTACCGACTTACCCGTGTGGAGCTAAATGGGAATACAGCAGTATCGTATGAAACCTTTGCCGACGGATGGTTGCAAAACGGAAGTCCCTGGGGACGACCAGTGGATGTGATACAAATGCCCAATGGCTCTATCCTTGTTTCCGACGATACTTCCGGCACTATATACAACATTAATTATTCGGAAGAATGAATCCGAATAGCGAATTTGAGGAATATTTTCGAAAAGCTCAATTTATAAATCTCGTTTCTGTAAAAATTAATTTAAAAAATTTGATCGTGATCTTCGGTAATGCTCTTCATTAAAACTAATTACATTCAATTAACATGATGCTAAAATATATTTCGTGTAGAAAGAATAGTGTTGACTTGCAGTTGTTTATCCGGGGCGGAATTACATGTGGTCAAACTACTATTGATTGATTAACAAATATTTAAAGTTAATAATGAGCTGCAAAACTTTACATATTTTTCCAGATACGACATTTTTTAGTTTCTTTGCGACGTTTTATGGAGATATCAGAAAGACTTCAACATAGAAATTCAAAATATACAAGGGAAGAGTTAGACTTCAATAGCAACTCAAATATTCTCTTTTATAACTACACCCGCTCTACCGGCAATCCCAAGAAACCACCGGTAATGTAGTACAACGGTGATTACCGTTGCTGTCTGAATTTGACTACAGTCAAAACAACAATAATTAATTTTATTATTAACTACTAATAGTGTTCTTTATGAATTTGAGAAAAAATTTACTACTGTTTATTTTAATTTTTACCAGTTCAATTGTGCTCGCGCAGGAGGAAGAGAAGGAAGATGGTTTTAAAATTGGTGGAGCCATGCGATTTAACCTTCTTTCTACCAATTACGAAAGTGGAGCAAGTAACTTAAATCCACAGTTTACATGGGATACCTGGCGATTGAATGTCGATGGCTCTATGGGCGATATCGATTTAAGTTTTGAATACAGGTTTTATCCAACATTTGGTACCCACTTTATCCACCACGGATTTTTAGGTTACAAATTTTCAGATCAGGTGTATATGGAATTAGGTGTAACACAAGTTCCGTTTGGTATTACAACTTATGCATCTCACTCATGGTGGTTTCAGGGCCCATATTACGTTGGTTTGGAAGATGACTACGATATGGGGATTAATTTTGACATAAACCCGAGTGATAAAGTTGAAATCTCAGTTGCCTATTTTCGTCAGGCTGAACCTGAAGGACCAAAATTTGGCGGTGATGTAACTTTCGGAAATGCTGGCCCTGGTCGTTATTCTTACGACATTGTTCCCGGAAACGGCGCTTATGTAGCTGCTGATGGTGAAATTGTAACTACTGCGGCAAGTTTGCGCGAGCTCGACCAGTTTAATGCACGACTTGCAGTTGACGTGTCTGAAGGTTGGGAAGTTGGGTTATCAGGACAAGTTGGCCGTATTTACAACTCGGTGCTTGACGAAGCTAAAGCAGCAACAGCATTTGCAGCTCACGTTGTAGGAAACTTTGGTAAATTTAACCTGAAAGCGGAGTATATTAATTATAATTATAAAGCTGTAGGCGACGACGGACAAGAACTAGATGTTGTTCAGATGGGTGCCTATGGCTATGAATATTTTGGTGGAGACGACTATACCGGCGGTGTAGCTTCTAATTCAAATATGTATGTTGTAGGTCTGGCCTACACAATTCCTTTTGAATTTGGCCCAATTTCAAGCATCCAACCTTATGTGGATTATACATTAATCGACAAAAAAGAGGAAGCCTTTTTTGATACCCAACACCTAATTCCCGGATTTTTAATCAGCGCTGGTCCGGTTTATACCTATGTTGATTATGCAATGGGTAAAAACCAGCCATGGCTTACCGAATCGTTTGGTAAAGGCCTGGGATCAGGTGTTGAAGATCCGGAGTGGAATAAAAGGTTCAATATCAATATTGGATATTACTTTTAATAAAAGCAAAAAGAGTTATGCCTGATAAAAGGAAAACAAAAATTAAGATTGAAGATTTAACACTAATCTTCGGTAAACGCAAACAAGAGGCACTGAAGCTATTAGAGCAAGGTGTTTCTAAGGATGAAATTCTGAAAAGGACGAAGTGTACCGTGGGGGTAAGTCGTGCCAGCATTGAAATAAAAGAAGGAGAAGTTTTTGTGATCATGGGACTTTCAGGAAGTGGAAAATCGACTTTAATTCGCTGCTTAAACCGCTTAAACGAGCCAACGGCAGGGAAAGTAATTTTCGATGATCACGACATAACACGTGAAAGTAATAAAGAATTATTGGAAACCCGTAGAACAGAAATGAGTATGGTTTTTCAGAAATTTGGATTACTCCCCCACCGAACTATTTTAGAGAATGCTGGTTTTGGTTTAGAGCTTCGTGGCGAAGACAAGGAAGATCGCGATAAGAGAGCCAAAGTAGCATTGGAAACAGTTGGATTGAAAGGTTATGAAGCTCAATATCCATCAGAATTGTCAGGTGGTATGCAACAGCGTGTAGGTTTGGCTCGTGCCCTTGCAAACGATCCTGAAGTTCTGCTAATGGACGAAGCCTTTTCTGCACTCGATCCGCTGATTAAATCTGATATGCAGGACGAATTACTTGAGATTCAGGATAAGCTGCACAAAACAATTGTGTTTATTACGCACGACCTCGACGAAGCCATTAAAATTGGCGACCGTATTGCCATTATGAAAGATGGTGTGATTGAGCAAATTGGTACAGCTGAGGATATTCTTACCAATCCTGCCAGTGAATATGTTGAGGCATTTGTGGAAAAAGTGGACAGAAAAACCATTATTACTGCAGAAACTTTAATGTTTAAAAAGCACACCTCTCTCGAGCTTCATAAAGACGGACCAAAAGGTGCTGTTCGAAAAATGCGTTCGATTGGAGCTGATCAGTTACCGGTTATTGACGAACACAAAAAATTCCTTGGCCATGTTTGGCTTCAAGATGTTTTGAAGTTGGAAGCCAGTAATGAAAAGTCGATCGAGAAAGTAATAAAAACCGATGTCCCAAGTGTGTATAAACATTACACGGTTGAGGATATGCTTCCGTTAATTACCGGAATCAGGCATCCGCTTGCGGTAATTGAGGAAGAAACGGGAAAATTTCTGGGACTGATTACACAAACCTCGTTGATTATTGAGGCTACACGCTTCGAGAAAAAAGAAGTGATTAAATTAAAAGAACAAGCTAACGAATTATAGTATGGACAAGTTAATAGACCTCGGAAAATATATTGAACAGGGAATTAATGTACTGGAAGAAAGCCTTTCCGGTCTTTGGGGAGCTATCGATGATGTAATCTCATGGACGGTAGAATTCTTAAACGACACGTTTCTTGCTATTCCTTTCATTGTAATTATTGCCCTTGTTACTTTTGGTGCCTACTATGCCAACGCAGGGAAACTGGCTTTTAAAAAGGAAGGTTTCAAAAAAGGTGTTGGGTTAGCTCTGTTTGTTGTTTTTGGTCTTTTGCTGATTTGGGCGATGGGCTATTGGAAAGAAGCCATTCAAACAACAACACTTGTTATAGTGGCTACCATTATAGCGCTTTTGTTTGGAATTCCACTGGGAATTTGGGCTGCACGCAGCAACACGGCTAATGCTATAATTCGGCCAATTCTCGACTTAATGCAAACCATGCCGGCATTTGTTTACCTTATTCCTGCAATTTTCTTCTTTAGTGTTGGCAATACGCCGGGTGTAATTGCAACGGTTATTTTCTCGTTGCCACCGGCTGTACGTTTAACAAGTTTGGGAATCCGGAATGTACCCGCCGATGTTATTGAGGCCGGTCATGCTTTCGGAGCAACCGACAAACAAATTCTTTTTAAAATACAATTACCTCTGGCAAAAACAACAATTCTGGCCGGAATCAATCAGGTAATTCTGCTTGCACTGTCAATGGTTGTTATTGCATCGATGGTTGGGGCTAAAGGTTTAGGAGCAATTGTGTATCAGGGAATTCAGCAAAACGACATTGCCAAAGGTTTCGAATCGGGACTGGGTATTGTTGTGCTGGCGATTATATTAGACCGTATTACACAAGCTGTTGCTAAAAAATAAATTATAAATCTTAAAAAATATATTATTATGAACGTTAAAAAATTAGGAACCCTGTTTATAGCTGCAACATTACTGTTTGCAATTACATCATGCTCAAACAGCGGTTCGAAAAAATCGACTACTGAAGAGAAAAAAGAAGTTAATATTTTATATCCAAACTGGGCAGAAGGTATTGCTTTTACCCATTTGGCAAAAGTTGCTCTTGAAGCCAATGGATTTGAAGTAGAATTGACGAACCTTGAACCGGGATTGATTTATGGCGAACTGTCGAAAGATGATTCAAAAGGCGATGTATTTATGGATGCATGGTTGCCAAATACCCACAAAGATTATTGGGCCGATTATGGCGATAAACTGGTAAAACTTGGCGAATCATTTAGTAATGGTACTACAGGTTTGGTTGTTCCTTCTTATGTTACCATTAATTCTATTGAAGAATTAAACGCAAATAAAGACAAGTTTGATGGTGAAATAATCGGAATTGGCAGTGGTGCCGGTATTCATGCTAACACGGAGAAAGTTATTGAAGAGTACAGTTTGGATTTCGAACAAATTACATCGAGTGGACCGGCAATGGTAGCCAGCCTTGAAAAAGCGATTAAAAATGAAGATTGGATTGTTATTACAGGATGGAAACCACATTTCAAATGGGCTAAAAACGATTTGAAATATTTGGAAGATCCAAAAGGTATCTATCCAAAAGATGTTTGTGCAACTATCTCGCGTAGAGGTTTTGCAGAAGATATGCCAAAAGCAGGTAATTTCTTTAAAAACTTCAACCTTGAAGAAGATCAGCTTTACGATTTGATGGGAAAAATCTCAGAAGCTGGTGAAGAGGCAGGCGCACAACAATATTACGATGCTAACAAAGCAATGATCGACGCCTGGTTTAACTAAGAATTAGTACGATTGCAAAATTATACGAAATGGCAGGTTAGGTTTTCCTTTCCTGCCATTTTTATTTTACACCACTCTCCGGTATTTTAAGTCTCTCTGCTCAACCGTTTGCTAGCCAACGGTTGGGAATACTTGCAATGGACAAAAGCTTGCTGGTTGTTTTTTTAGGAGTTAATACAAAGTAGTGAAAAAGAAAAAAGCCTGAAAAATTCAGGCTTGTAAATTCGTCGTGAAAGCGACTCTATCTGTGATTTGTTTTGTGTTCTAAATTATATTTCAAAAATAGCCGATCCGAATCAAGTGGCTGTAAATAATATTCTTAAATACGGCTATTAAAAGGTTTGAAATAACCTGCATAATTGCCTATCGGGTGTCAGTATTTTTGAACCACCTTTGGGTAACTTGCCATAAAAGGCGAAAGTCACTTACCAATAATCGATAAGAGACTTTCCTTATATGTGGTTTTTTATTTTACTGATTATCCTGCCAGCACAGCGTCAACCTCTTTAAGAATGGTACGTTTGGTTTTTACACCAACAATACGACCGGCTTCTTTACCATCTTTTAAAATCAGCATGGTTGGAATATTGCGCACTTTAAATTTTTGTGCCAGTTGTTGGTTGTGGTCAACGTTAACTTTTGCCACCATAAAATCAGTCTGGCTATCGGCAATTTCGTTTAAGGTAGGTGCAATAATTTTGCATGGTCCACACCATGGAGCCCAAAAATCGAGCAATACAACTCCGCGTTTTGTTGCTGCTCTAAAGTTTTTATTATTCAGCACTTTAATCCGTTTGCTGTTTGCCACCGGTTTGGCATTTTTCATTCGAAAATAGTTTACTGCAATTAATGCAACCAACGCGGCAAGAACAACAGCAATTACAATTAGTGTAGTCGACATATCTTTAATCTATAATTTTAATTTCAGAAGTAACTTCGATTGCTTTTTTGTAAAGCGCACTTACTCCACAATATCTTTCTTCCGACAAACTAACTGCTTTTTTTAGTTTCTCCAAAGGAAGATCTTTACCTTTAAACGTATAGATAACATTCATTTTATAATACTGTTTCGGATGCTCATCGGTTAAATCACCTTCAACGGTGATATCGAAATCTTCCACTTCAACACGCATCTTTTTCAAAATAGATACAACATCCATTCCCGTGCAGCCGGCAAGTGCCGTAAGCATCAGCGGTTTCGGACGCGGGCCTCGGTCTTCGCCACCAACAGCTTCGGCTGCGTCGAGCGTGATTTTGTGTCCGTCTACTTCGGCCTCAAAAGCCATTTTATCTTTCCAGCTAACTTTTACTTCTTGTTTTGCCATAATTAAATCGATTTTTAGTTCTCAAACTGCTCGTCGAGAATTGCAGTAACCTGTTCATGAGTTTGGATACTTGTAGTTGCTTTGGCCACTTCCCCGTTTTTGTAATACATAGTGAACGGAAGTCCCATAAAACCACTGCATTCAGGTGCATTCCGAATCGGTGCAGCCTCCGGATTATCAAAGGCCATAACCATGAATTTTACGTTGTCACGCTCTTTCTCCAGGCGTTCCATAACATTGTATACAGGGAAACACATCGGGCCCATACGGCCACAACATACCATTACATTCTCGTTTTCTGCCAGTACTTTTTCCAGTTCTGCAGCCGATTCAATTTCGGGTAATCCTGTTCTTAAAAGCTTCATATTTGTTCGTTTTAATTTGTTATTTCTGTTATAATTTTTTTATCCGATTCCAATTTTCCACAACGATAGGCCTCGATAATTTGCTCTGCTGAAACCATTGGTACACCAACAAACAAATTTATTTTCTCTGAAGCAAAAATTCCAATCAACTCTTTCTTTGTGCGGTGAAGAATAATGTCGGTTATTTCGTTATTCCTAATCCACAAGCGAACTTCATCTGCATTGGAAAAATCGATAACTTCTTTTTTAGAAATGATCGTGTTTTTTGTTTCCATATCATAAAATGCGAAGTGCGAACATCCGCACAGGTATTCGCTAATTTTTTTGTTCGCTATAGGTATGGCTACTTTTTTCATTTTATTTGTGGTAAAAAACAGAGTGCCTAAAAACTAGTACAACTCTGTTTTATCTTCCCTTTATCCAACCATTATTAATTCAATATCATTATGAAAAATCAACACTACAAAGATAAATCGTTGGAAAACACAAACCGTAAAAATGGCACTGAAGTCTGTCGGTTCGTAAACTGAATTTTGACAGTTTCATTCCTGTCATTTGATAGTTTTAGAACCGATTCGAAATAGAACTGAGCCTTATATTCGAAAACTCCACAAGCCAGTATCATTTTCGATCGGCACTAACCATAGTAATTTCAAAGTTTCGCCCTGGCTCACTTTGAAATACAATTGGTATAGCTTGGTTAATCGCAATTCTTATGTAAATTTGGAAAAATATCAGATTCTGAATTGGATTTTACAGACAACATAGAAAACTTAAACAACCTGAATGCATACAAGACCCGCATTCAGTATCTAAAAAGCGAAACGATTTTTAAACAGGGCGCGTTTGCTCCTTATGTAATGTACGTTGTCGAGGGCCTGGTAAAAGTGTACCTGCAAACCGGAGTTGATAAAAACATGAGTATAAGTGTGGCTTCCGAAGGCGAATTCCTGGCGTTTTCGTCAGTGTTTGGCGAGCCGGTCCACACCTATTCGGCACAGGCTATCAGCAATACCCAAATTTGTATGATAGAAAAGGAAAGTCTGAAGAAAATATTGCTGGACAACCCTGAATTTGCATTAAAAATCACCTCACAGAACTACCAAAACGAAAGGCATTTGTTTGAGGTGATCAAAAACATTTCGTACAAACAAATGCGCGGAAAACTGGCTTCTGCCCTGCTCTACCTGAGCCAGGAAGAATTTCTGAAGAAGAATATTTTTGAGTTTCTTACCCGTCAGGATATTGCTGATTTTGCGTCTATTTCAGCAGAAAGTGCCATTAAGTTTCTGAAAGAGTTTGAGAAGGAAAAGATTATTACGCTTAATGGCAAAAACATTATTGTCGACAATGCGGCACAACTTCTGAATATCAGCAAAAACGGCTAACATTAAATGATTAAGTAATTCATATTATCTCTTCACTTCATTGTTTTTCACCCGGTTATTTTGTACTTTAAAAATCAAATACTATCGTCACAAAAGGCGTATATTATTCGATTCATTCTTATTCGAAATAATTCAACATTTTTACTTATAAATGGTAAATCATCAGGAATCATCACCGATCAATATAAATCCACCATCGAGGAGTAAAAATGTATTTTCCGACATTAAAAACTTCTTAATCAATAAACCCCAAAAGCCGACATTAATTAAATTTGAATCGGAAGAAACCCGAAAAGAATATAACAGGCGGGTGCTGCAACGTGTAGGTGTTGATGTGAATAAAAACTTTGTTTTAAACGTTCATAAAATTGGCGTGAATGCCCCGGTAGGCTATATTTTTAATGAATTATTGAATTGGAACGGAGACTCAACCTGTTGGCCAAACCACGTTGCCAAAGTTGAACGAATTGATAATAACATTGAAAATATCGAGATTCTTCCGTTTGGCCTTAAAAAGTATCCTTTTGGCTTTAAAAAGAGCTTTCTGGGCATGAACTTAATTCCCTTGTTCAAACTGCATTCAATCCGAATTAAAAGCACTCCCGACGCTTTTGATTTCGATAATGCCCGTTATTTATTATACGATTGCACTGGAGGATACCCGATTGGCATTTTTGTTATGTACGTACGTTCGCCCATCGAAGAGATGGGAGAAATTGCACAATCGCAGCTAATTTTTGCAGTAAGTTTTAATTTTTACGGAAAAGAAAAAGAAGCTAACAGATTGGTAAATAAAATTTGGGAAGGTGTGCATAACCGGGTTACTTCAAACGTTTTAAACCGGGTAAAGCAGTTAAGCGAATGGCGACTGGAAAAAATGGCCAATGGTAAAGAGTATTTATAATTGAGTAATTTTTGGATCTTTGATCGATCTACCTTTCCAAACGAATTACTTTTCAATCCCCTTTTCTGGCCCGTTAAATATTCCATTTATCGAATTCGCCAGTAATGAGATTAAGGTCGCCGGATGCAATACCCGCCTTAAAATATCGGTGTACGGTGCACTTCCTGTAAACGTGTCCCATAAAACAGAACTCATTCTTCTTTTGTCGTTTTCCTTCTTCTGTTCGTTAACAACCATGCCAAATATTCCATTTTTCAGTACGGAAGATTTTTGAATTATTGTGGTAACCCAAAAAATAAATGCACCAATAGTGTTGTCTCTGTTTAAACGGGTACATTCAGGTTGATAGTGCTTTTTGAAATCAGTTTCGGATACGCCATTGAATAGCGCTGTTTTTGCAGCCGCTTTGGCAGTTATATAAGCTGCACCAATTCCGTTTTTGTATAATTTTGATGATGCGGAGTCGCCAATCAGCACCACCCGGTCAGAATAGGCATAGTGCGCATTTTTAATATTAATACCCGGAAAACATTGGCAAGGCGTAATTTTGTCTATATCCAGTCCTTTTGGGAAACATCGTTGAACAGCCCCGCTGTTTAAAAAGCTGTCAACTATTTCTCCGGTAATCTGCTTCCCCAATAAAACCAGTGTTACGTATTGCCCTTTTGGAATTAGTGCCCCAAATTTTATGTTTTTCAGATTGAGAAGAAACACGTGCATCGAATTCCCAAAATATTGATTGATCAGTTCGTTGCCCAGTTTAAATTCGCAGATATAAGTTCTTGTTGTTTCAGGCGGAATAAAAGCCGGAGTAACTTTTTTAAACATGGAAAACGACCGTGGATTTAATCCCACCGAACCAACAACAAGATCGTAACTTGCTGAATTTGTTTTCGTTTTAACATTAATCCCCGTCTCATTTCGTTCCAGATCGATTACCTTTTCATAAATCGTATTAACTCCTTTCTTTTGGCAGAGCTCCAATAAATAATTGTCGAAACTAACCGAGTCGATATTATCGCTTCCCAGGGGGCCAAATCCCCTGAACATGGAGGCGATTTTTTGCTCTTTCAATGGCGTTTTTATTAAGGTTGCACCTTGCTCCATATGAAGCTTATACGACTCGATCCCACGCCGTACAACATTCGACGGTAGAACAATCCCGTCGGTGGATAAGGCCTGAATCAATGATTCCGATACGATTCCGCCACAACGATTACAACCTGCCGGGCCTGCTACATGAAAATTCTTTGCTTCGTAAATGTCAATATGGATGCTAATTTCTTTTTGTTCAGCAAAACCGAGCGCGAAATAGGCGAAAAAACTTCCGGCAGGACCTCCGCCAATAACAGCTATTTTTGAGCCATTACCGATATTAAAGTTTTTTCTTCTATTCACTTCCGCCAGGTTTAGTTTAGTACACAAAACAAGTGCGAGGGAAAAGCTTTCTCAAAGGTATTGGAGGAAATATAGTTAATAATTTGAACTGCCAATGAACCGGAGTCCGGTATTTTTATGTGTTATATACCATTTATATACAGCAAAGGTTACAGTTTGACGGACCGTTGCAATAGAATTTTATGGTTCGGTATTAATATTTGTTATCTGTTTTAATCCATATAATGATTTGATAATTAAAAAAATCCATGTTCTTTTGTCGCATAGAGTTTATTTGCAGCGCACACTAAATATGAAACTTTCGGAAACACAAAAAGACCAAATTATAAACGAATTAAAAATTTCGGCCATTCGCAGTAGCGGCCCGGGCGGGCAAAATGTGAATAAGGTAAATACAAAAATAGAACTGCGTTTTAATCTTAATGAGAGTGCTGTTTTTACCGAAACTCAGAAACAAAGGCTTGGCGTTAAATTAAAGAACCGTATAAATTCTGACGGAGTAATTGTGCTTTTCGAAAGCAGCGAACGCAGCCAGTTAAAAAACAAACAGCAAGCCATCGCCAAACTTATTGGCTTGATAGAAAAGGTTTTAACGCCAGTCAAACGACGAGTAAAAACAAAGCCAACCATTTCGTCGAAATTTAAAC
It contains:
- a CDS encoding sorbosone dehydrogenase family protein; this encodes MKQLKDLFLLLFIFVATMACTSSDKTEKPSPDYENVPEINLPDGFKIHVYTDDVDNARSMVLGDKGTLFVGSRTAGKVYAVIDEDQDYQADQVIVIADNMNQPNGVAFLNGDLYVAEISKIWKFENIEDHLESPPAPVLISDDFPTDGHHGWKYIAFGPDGKLYVPVGAPCNICLSDDEIYATISRMDPDGSNHEIFAHGIRNTVGFGWHPEDGTLWFTDNGRDWMGDDLPPDELNRAPEAGMHFGYPFCHGSGIADPEFGDQQSCDEFNSPVQDLGPHVAALGMLFYNGNMFPEAYRNSIIIAEHGSWNRSTPIGYRLTRVELNGNTAVSYETFADGWLQNGSPWGRPVDVIQMPNGSILVSDDTSGTIYNINYSEE
- a CDS encoding glycine betaine/L-proline ABC transporter ATP-binding protein; this translates as MPDKRKTKIKIEDLTLIFGKRKQEALKLLEQGVSKDEILKRTKCTVGVSRASIEIKEGEVFVIMGLSGSGKSTLIRCLNRLNEPTAGKVIFDDHDITRESNKELLETRRTEMSMVFQKFGLLPHRTILENAGFGLELRGEDKEDRDKRAKVALETVGLKGYEAQYPSELSGGMQQRVGLARALANDPEVLLMDEAFSALDPLIKSDMQDELLEIQDKLHKTIVFITHDLDEAIKIGDRIAIMKDGVIEQIGTAEDILTNPASEYVEAFVEKVDRKTIITAETLMFKKHTSLELHKDGPKGAVRKMRSIGADQLPVIDEHKKFLGHVWLQDVLKLEASNEKSIEKVIKTDVPSVYKHYTVEDMLPLITGIRHPLAVIEEETGKFLGLITQTSLIIEATRFEKKEVIKLKEQANEL
- a CDS encoding proline/glycine betaine ABC transporter permease, with amino-acid sequence MDKLIDLGKYIEQGINVLEESLSGLWGAIDDVISWTVEFLNDTFLAIPFIVIIALVTFGAYYANAGKLAFKKEGFKKGVGLALFVVFGLLLIWAMGYWKEAIQTTTLVIVATIIALLFGIPLGIWAARSNTANAIIRPILDLMQTMPAFVYLIPAIFFFSVGNTPGVIATVIFSLPPAVRLTSLGIRNVPADVIEAGHAFGATDKQILFKIQLPLAKTTILAGINQVILLALSMVVIASMVGAKGLGAIVYQGIQQNDIAKGFESGLGIVVLAIILDRITQAVAKK
- a CDS encoding glycine betaine ABC transporter substrate-binding protein — translated: MNVKKLGTLFIAATLLFAITSCSNSGSKKSTTEEKKEVNILYPNWAEGIAFTHLAKVALEANGFEVELTNLEPGLIYGELSKDDSKGDVFMDAWLPNTHKDYWADYGDKLVKLGESFSNGTTGLVVPSYVTINSIEELNANKDKFDGEIIGIGSGAGIHANTEKVIEEYSLDFEQITSSGPAMVASLEKAIKNEDWIVITGWKPHFKWAKNDLKYLEDPKGIYPKDVCATISRRGFAEDMPKAGNFFKNFNLEEDQLYDLMGKISEAGEEAGAQQYYDANKAMIDAWFN
- the trxA gene encoding thioredoxin encodes the protein MSTTLIVIAVVLAALVALIAVNYFRMKNAKPVANSKRIKVLNNKNFRAATKRGVVLLDFWAPWCGPCKIIAPTLNEIADSQTDFMVAKVNVDHNQQLAQKFKVRNIPTMLILKDGKEAGRIVGVKTKRTILKEVDAVLAG
- a CDS encoding OsmC family protein, with protein sequence MAKQEVKVSWKDKMAFEAEVDGHKITLDAAEAVGGEDRGPRPKPLMLTALAGCTGMDVVSILKKMRVEVEDFDITVEGDLTDEHPKQYYKMNVIYTFKGKDLPLEKLKKAVSLSEERYCGVSALYKKAIEVTSEIKIID
- a CDS encoding thioredoxin family protein, whose translation is MKLLRTGLPEIESAAELEKVLAENENVMVCCGRMGPMCFPVYNVMERLEKERDNVKFMVMAFDNPEAAPIRNAPECSGFMGLPFTMYYKNGEVAKATTSIQTHEQVTAILDEQFEN
- a CDS encoding Crp/Fnr family transcriptional regulator — protein: MDFTDNIENLNNLNAYKTRIQYLKSETIFKQGAFAPYVMYVVEGLVKVYLQTGVDKNMSISVASEGEFLAFSSVFGEPVHTYSAQAISNTQICMIEKESLKKILLDNPEFALKITSQNYQNERHLFEVIKNISYKQMRGKLASALLYLSQEEFLKKNIFEFLTRQDIADFASISAESAIKFLKEFEKEKIITLNGKNIIVDNAAQLLNISKNG
- the arfB gene encoding alternative ribosome rescue aminoacyl-tRNA hydrolase ArfB, whose protein sequence is MKLSETQKDQIINELKISAIRSSGPGGQNVNKVNTKIELRFNLNESAVFTETQKQRLGVKLKNRINSDGVIVLFESSERSQLKNKQQAIAKLIGLIEKVLTPVKRRVKTKPTISSKFKRLEKKKQQSTKKQLRQRPDL